The following are encoded together in the Hoplias malabaricus isolate fHopMal1 chromosome 3, fHopMal1.hap1, whole genome shotgun sequence genome:
- the LOC136691075 gene encoding myosin regulatory light chain 2, skeletal muscle, which translates to MFEQSQIQEYKEAFTIIDQNRDGIISKDDLRDVLASMGQLNVKNEELEAMVKEASGPINFTVFLTMFGEKLKGADPEDEIVKAFKVLDPEGTGGIKKEFLEELLTTQCDRFSAEEMKNLWAAFPPDVAGNVDYKNICYVITHGEEKEEE; encoded by the exons ATGTTTGAGCAGAGCCAAATCCAGGAGTACAAGGAG GCCTTCACAATCATCGACCAGAACAGGGACGGCATCATCAGCAAAGACGACCTAAGGGACGTACTGGCCAGCATGGGCCAGCTGAATGTGAAGAATGAGGAGCTGGAGGCCATGGTCAAGGAGGCCAGCGGACCCATCAACTTCACCGTCTTCCTCACCATGTTCGGTGAGAAGCTGAAGG GTGCTGACCCTGAGGATGAAATCGTTAAAGCATTCAAGGTCCTGGACCCTGAGGGAACCGGCGGAATCAAGAAGGAATT CCTTGAGGAGCTTCTGACCACCCAGTGCGACAGATTCAGTGCTGAGGAG ATGAAGAACCTGTGGGCTGCCTTCCCCCCAGATGTGGCTGGCAATGTTGACTACAAGAACATCTGCTACGTCATCACACACGGAGAGGAGAAGGAAGAGGAGTAA
- the LOC136691074 gene encoding sesquipedalian-1-like — MKIHGKILNHYLSCHAPVDKEGFLYKKGEVNTSYQKRWFTLKGNLLFYRDRPGDREILGVIVLEGCSVQLCESDEQFAFSVVFSEAGLRTYKFSAENQASQVCWVKAIHSAHHSFLSILLQDLHQQYLEAAREAGVKPVDGFQTVKESMAYSQKSHIASTFYTQNNTLEVRGSAAPGNNQQLQPIPTMAKHPGKRSPKLWPKRSAQVMPISCPASSPGEWSEPTEEFSKMHEEFGREVRQLIADWQKKARETKAVPQEDLIDLD, encoded by the exons ATGAAGATCCATGGAAAAATCCTAAATCACTACCTCTCCTGTCATGCACCAGTGGACAAGGAGGGGTTTCTGTACAAAAAG GGTGAAGTGAACACATCTTATCAGAAGCGCTGGTTCACTCTGAAGGGGAACCTGCTGTTCTACCGTGACCGGCCAGGAGACAGGGAGATCCTGGGGGTCATCGTGCTGGAGGGCTGTTCTGTGCAGCTGTGTGAATCAGATGAGCAGTTCGCCTTCTCTGTGGTGTTCAGCGAGGCTGGCCTCCGCACCTACAAATTCTCCGCCGAGAACCAAGCCAGTCAGGTGTGCTGGGTTAAAGCCATTCACTCCGCCCACCACAGCTTCCTCTCCATCCTCCTGCAGGACCTCCACCAGCAGTACCTGG AGGCAGCACGAGAGGCAGGTGTGAAACCAGTGGATGGTTTTCAGACGGTTAAAGAAAGCATGGCTTATTCACAGAAGTCGCATATAGCCTCTACGTTTTACACACAGAACAACACCCTGGAGGTGAGAGGCTCAGCGGCTCCGGGAAACAACCAGCAGCTCCAGCCCATACCCACCATGGCTAAGCATCCTGGCAAACGATCCCCTAAACTCTGGCCTAAACGAAGCGCCCAAGTCATGCCCATCAGCTGCCCAGCTTCATCCCCTGGGGAGTGGTCAGAGCCCACAGAGGAGTTCAGCAAAATGCACGAGGAATTTGGAAGGGAGGTGAGGCAACTGATCGCTGATTGGCAGAAGAAGGCCCGGGAAACGAAGGCTGTGCCTCAGGAAGATCTCATTGATTTGGATTAG
- the LOC136691073 gene encoding zinc finger protein 391-like, which translates to MSSTLERSQSFSRNNMTKLDRLNMRVSKLLTVAVHEVLEVVRETVCEYQEKTARTQRENERLRLKLRDALEQLEKEREVSRLASISLSVNSLSAQTQQTPASDVTHLRQDPTSAQTEDPAVKGETLACGGNTETVCDLRVALTLADMCTSEAEPDGSTDLNETQHSAQVSDPSPKDCTPNISAEDIKTESASTAHSSPQQHTSQVGFDDVPECLGDPEAGHELIGTSSYGFVFTPSNFSTAGRGVITGRTPRPGVRTLQGPRSEESHGCRVCGKTFSRVGNLRIHERCHTGEKPYCCPVCGRCFIQAGDLKKHKRVHTGEKPYYCLQCGKSFSRRENLKRHQKIHIGQSLHHQRFWKDPQ; encoded by the exons CAATAACATGACTAAACTGGACCGTCTGAACATGCGTGTGAGCAAGCTGCTGACGGTGGCCGTACACGAGGTGCTGGAGGTGGTGAGAGAGACCGTGTGTGAATATCAGGAGAAAACCgcaaggacacagagagagaacgaaaGACTGAGGCTCAAACTACGGGACGCTCTAGAACagctggagaaagagagagaag TGTCAAGGCTGGCTTCCATCTCCCTGTCGGTTAACAGCCTCTCAGCTCAGACTCAGCAGACACCCGCCTCAGATGTGACCCATTTGCGACAAGACCCTACGTCTGCTCAGACTGAGGACCCAGCTGTCAAAGGAGAAACTCTAGCCTGTGGTGGAAACACAGAGACGGTTTGTGACCTGAGGGTGGCGCTAACGTTAGCTGATATGTGTACATCAGAAGCAGAACCTGACGGTAGCACAGACTTGAATGAAACGCAGCACAGTGCACAAGTTTCAGATCCCTCACCCAAAGACTGCACTCCAAACATATCTGCGGAGGACATTAAGACTGAATCCGCTTCTACAGCACACTCCTCCCCACAGCAGCACACGTCTCAGGTTGGGTTTGATGATGTTCCTGAGTGTCTGGGGGACCCTGAAGCTGGACATGAACTCATTGGCACAAGCTCATATGGCTTTGTCTTCACCCCATCGAACTTCAGTACGGCTGGTAGGGGTGTGATAACTGGAAGGACCCCAAGGCCAGGGGTCCGAACCCTGCAGGGACCACGGAGTGAGGAGAGCCATGGTTGCCGG GTGTGTGGGAAGACATTCAGTCGTGTGGGGAACCTTCGGATCCATGAGAGGTgtcacactggagagaagccGTACTGCTGCCCTGTGTGTGGCCGATGCTTCATCCAGGCCGGAGACCTGAAGAAACACAAGAGGGTTCACACTGGGGAGAAGCCCTACTACTGCCTTCAGTGCGGAAAAAGCTTCAGCCGGAGGGAGAACCTCAAACGGCATCAAAAGATCCACATCGGACAGAGTTTACATCACCAGCGCTTTTGGAAGGACCCTCAATAA